From a region of the Salinispira pacifica genome:
- a CDS encoding ABC transporter ATP-binding protein, with the protein MSDQSISGTKPLLELDELTMDFGGLRAVDQVNVSIYSGEIVALIGPNGAGKTTFFNCVTGVYKPSGGHVYVNVPEDSKEGRGGQRLRLNGMKPNHITNIGLARTFQNIRLFQNMSVLENVLIGHHLRLKQGILASILQTPSFLKEEEQSVLEALKYLKVMGLETHMNDLAKNLSYGDQRRLEIARALATEPFLLLLDEPAAGMNPRETAALNEDIKRLQTEEGMTILLIEHDMNLVMSLSERIYVMDYGQLIATGTPEQIRQNPAVIKAYLGEEVDA; encoded by the coding sequence ATGAGTGATCAGAGCATCAGCGGCACCAAACCCCTGCTGGAGCTGGACGAGCTCACCATGGATTTCGGCGGTCTGAGGGCCGTGGATCAGGTGAATGTATCAATTTATTCCGGGGAAATTGTCGCACTGATCGGTCCCAACGGTGCGGGAAAGACCACGTTTTTCAACTGCGTCACCGGGGTGTATAAGCCCAGCGGCGGGCATGTCTATGTGAACGTTCCCGAAGACAGTAAGGAAGGGCGGGGCGGCCAGCGGCTTCGGCTGAACGGCATGAAGCCCAACCATATTACCAATATCGGACTTGCCCGGACTTTTCAGAATATCCGTCTTTTCCAGAACATGTCGGTGCTGGAGAATGTGCTGATCGGGCATCATCTGCGGCTGAAGCAGGGAATTCTGGCATCGATACTTCAAACTCCCAGTTTCCTGAAAGAAGAAGAGCAGTCGGTACTGGAAGCCCTGAAATATCTCAAGGTGATGGGGCTGGAAACCCATATGAATGATCTTGCGAAGAATCTGTCCTACGGCGACCAGCGCAGGCTGGAAATTGCCCGGGCGCTTGCCACCGAACCGTTCCTTCTGCTGCTGGACGAACCGGCGGCGGGCATGAACCCCCGTGAAACCGCCGCCTTGAACGAAGATATTAAGCGTCTGCAGACCGAAGAGGGGATGACAATTCTCCTGATTGAGCATGACATGAATCTGGTAATGTCTCTTTCGGAGAGGATTTACGTGATGGACTACGGCCAGCTTATCGCCACCGGAACACCGGAGCAGATCAGACAGAATCCTGCGGTAATCAAGGCCTATCTCGGGGAGGAAGTGGATGCTTAA
- a CDS encoding ABC transporter permease subunit, whose protein sequence is MKDVQNLHSREAVVRRVRQAFYTMIWLMVITFPLMIMRDDTVNDVILWRWGRLAGVGVGGFILSYIWYWAIERKQGGPRTETPLANFRRKIGAYTADRQVRMASFALLGIILVAYPFIVSLYNISIMATALIYIVLGLGLNIIIGWGGLLNLGYAAFFLAGAYTYALLYKYFGIGFWLALPLGGIVSTLIGIMVGIPVLRLRGDYLAIVTLAFAEMVRIVLNNMGEFSGGPDGISRIPRPGLFGIDFNIQGSITLTYFIALGAVVLTVIVMRRVENSRWGRAWEAMKEDETAAEAMGVDITRAKLTTFAMGSFFAGIAGVIMAGKTTKVTPDSFGLMESVMILSIVVLGGMGSIPGVIVGALILKLLPEYFRAFSEYRMLIFGLVLVLMMVFKPSGIISKIRKTFTLEHPDAALKAAPSHIDEEAVDITAGEDEHE, encoded by the coding sequence ATGAAAGATGTACAGAATTTGCACAGCCGTGAAGCGGTGGTCAGGCGTGTCCGTCAGGCGTTCTACACCATGATCTGGCTGATGGTCATTACTTTTCCGCTGATGATCATGCGGGATGATACGGTGAATGACGTAATTCTCTGGCGCTGGGGCCGTCTGGCCGGTGTGGGCGTGGGAGGATTTATCCTCTCCTACATCTGGTACTGGGCCATTGAGCGCAAACAGGGCGGTCCCAGGACCGAAACACCCCTGGCGAATTTCCGCCGGAAGATCGGAGCGTACACCGCCGACCGACAGGTGCGGATGGCCAGCTTCGCTCTTCTGGGGATTATTCTTGTTGCATATCCCTTCATAGTGTCCCTCTACAATATCAGCATAATGGCTACCGCCCTGATCTATATCGTACTGGGCCTTGGACTGAATATCATCATCGGATGGGGGGGCTTGCTGAATCTCGGCTATGCCGCTTTTTTCCTGGCAGGGGCCTACACATATGCGCTGCTGTATAAGTATTTCGGCATCGGGTTCTGGCTGGCCCTGCCCCTTGGAGGAATAGTATCTACGCTGATCGGTATTATGGTAGGGATACCCGTGCTCCGGCTCAGAGGGGATTATCTGGCAATTGTTACCCTGGCCTTCGCGGAGATGGTGCGTATTGTTCTGAATAACATGGGCGAGTTCTCCGGCGGACCGGATGGTATCAGCCGGATTCCCAGGCCCGGTCTGTTCGGAATCGATTTTAATATTCAGGGATCCATTACCCTCACCTATTTCATTGCGCTGGGGGCGGTGGTCCTTACCGTTATTGTTATGCGGAGAGTGGAAAACAGCCGCTGGGGACGGGCCTGGGAGGCCATGAAAGAGGATGAAACTGCCGCCGAAGCCATGGGTGTTGATATTACCCGGGCGAAGCTTACCACGTTTGCAATGGGAAGCTTCTTCGCAGGCATCGCAGGGGTGATTATGGCGGGGAAAACCACCAAGGTCACCCCCGACAGTTTCGGGCTCATGGAGTCGGTGATGATTCTCAGCATCGTGGTTCTGGGCGGAATGGGTTCAATTCCCGGGGTTATCGTCGGCGCACTCATACTGAAGCTGCTCCCGGAGTATTTCCGGGCCTTCAGCGAGTACCGTATGCTGATTTTCGGTCTGGTGCTGGTACTGATGATGGTCTTCAAGCCCAGCGGAATTATCAGCAAAATCCGGAAAACCTTTACCCTGGAGCATCCGGATGCGGCATTGAAAGCCGCTCCCAGCCACATAGACGAAGAGGCGGTGGATATCACCGCAGGGGAGGATGAACATGAGTGA
- a CDS encoding branched-chain amino acid ABC transporter permease produces MNNEFFFNLLMSGLTKGSIYALIALGYTMVYGIIKLINFAHGEIYMIGAFTALIFASFFNYMGVPGWAIFFLASVLAILFASGYGVTMEKVAYKPLRGAPRLSALISAIGMSIFLQNYVLLIQTEKFLPFPNIIPDFAFLQSMDSIISSRQLVIFVVTAAVMIGLSVLIKFTRIGKAMRATSQDQTMAKLLGISVNKVISFTFVLGSSTAAMGGVLIAAYSGQINYQIGFLAGIKAFVAAVLGGIGSVPGAVLGSFILGLSESFGTGYISSDYEDVFAFIILIVVLTLRPSGILGASEKQKV; encoded by the coding sequence ATGAATAACGAATTCTTTTTCAATCTGCTGATGAGCGGTCTCACCAAAGGCAGCATTTACGCTCTCATCGCCCTGGGATACACCATGGTGTACGGCATTATCAAGCTGATAAACTTTGCCCACGGCGAAATTTATATGATCGGTGCCTTCACGGCCCTCATATTTGCCTCCTTTTTTAACTACATGGGAGTTCCCGGATGGGCCATATTCTTCCTTGCTTCGGTCCTGGCCATCCTTTTCGCCTCGGGATACGGGGTCACCATGGAAAAAGTGGCCTATAAACCTCTCCGGGGAGCACCCCGGCTTTCTGCACTGATCAGTGCAATAGGAATGTCCATTTTCCTGCAGAATTACGTTCTGCTTATTCAAACCGAAAAATTTCTTCCGTTTCCGAATATTATTCCGGACTTCGCATTTCTCCAGTCCATGGACAGCATCATCTCCTCCCGGCAGCTGGTGATCTTTGTGGTTACCGCAGCGGTGATGATCGGCCTTTCAGTTCTCATTAAGTTCACCCGGATCGGCAAAGCCATGCGGGCTACTTCCCAGGATCAGACCATGGCCAAGCTTCTTGGGATCAGCGTGAATAAGGTGATCTCGTTCACGTTCGTTCTCGGATCCTCCACGGCGGCCATGGGCGGGGTGCTCATTGCCGCATATTCCGGTCAGATCAATTATCAGATCGGTTTTCTTGCGGGGATCAAGGCCTTCGTTGCGGCGGTGCTGGGGGGTATCGGAAGTGTTCCCGGCGCAGTGCTGGGGAGTTTCATTCTGGGACTTTCGGAGAGCTTTGGAACCGGGTATATCTCATCGGACTATGAGGATGTTTTCGCGTTTATCATTCTTATTGTTGTGCTGACCCTTCGTCCATCGGGGATCCTCGGCGCAAGTGAAAAGCAGAAGGTGTAA
- a CDS encoding branched-chain amino acid ABC transporter substrate-binding protein, with translation MKMRLTLLLTAVLVLGTLISCGGGSDTIKIGVAGPHTGDLASYGIPTIKAAELVVKDWNENGGLLGKQIELVIEDDVCDPKIAPDVATKMIGEDVAGVIGHICSGATEAALGIYFESEIPVISPSATNPPLTQSGSYPNFFRTIAPDDAQARLEVDFAKSLGVTQIAVLHDKQSYGKGLAEFARSFIEEDGSMEVVLFEGIQAGAVDYSAVLNKVENSGAEAIIYGGYHPEASKLVTQMNEKGMNQVFISDDGVKDETFIEIAGENAEGVYASGPNDTTNDPVAIKAKEDHVADYGEDPGAFFYNAYAATQALLEAIQTADSTDYEAVTEALRSQYVDTTLGSISFDEKGDAIGVGFTMFQVQNGRYVAVE, from the coding sequence ATGAAAATGAGACTTACCCTACTGCTGACTGCGGTACTGGTTCTTGGTACCCTGATCTCCTGCGGCGGAGGTTCGGATACTATTAAGATCGGAGTTGCCGGTCCTCATACCGGAGACCTGGCATCCTACGGAATTCCCACCATCAAGGCTGCTGAGCTTGTGGTGAAGGACTGGAATGAAAACGGCGGCCTTCTGGGCAAGCAGATTGAACTGGTGATTGAAGATGATGTCTGCGACCCGAAGATTGCTCCGGACGTTGCAACCAAAATGATCGGTGAAGATGTGGCCGGTGTTATCGGGCATATCTGTTCCGGCGCAACCGAGGCGGCTCTGGGCATTTACTTTGAGTCGGAGATCCCGGTGATCTCTCCTTCGGCAACCAATCCTCCCCTGACACAGAGCGGTTCATATCCCAATTTTTTCAGAACCATCGCTCCCGACGACGCCCAGGCCCGCCTGGAAGTTGATTTCGCCAAGAGTCTGGGAGTGACTCAGATCGCCGTGCTCCACGATAAGCAGTCCTACGGCAAGGGGCTTGCGGAGTTCGCACGAAGCTTCATCGAAGAAGACGGCAGCATGGAAGTGGTGCTTTTTGAAGGTATTCAGGCCGGAGCAGTGGATTACTCCGCCGTGTTGAATAAGGTTGAAAACTCCGGAGCTGAAGCCATTATTTACGGGGGATATCATCCTGAAGCTTCAAAACTTGTGACTCAGATGAATGAAAAAGGCATGAATCAGGTGTTCATTTCTGATGACGGTGTAAAAGACGAAACCTTCATTGAAATTGCCGGCGAAAACGCCGAAGGCGTGTATGCATCGGGTCCCAACGATACCACCAACGATCCTGTGGCTATCAAGGCGAAAGAGGACCATGTGGCCGATTACGGTGAAGATCCCGGCGCATTCTTCTACAATGCCTACGCTGCAACCCAGGCTCTTCTTGAAGCGATCCAGACCGCTGACAGCACAGACTACGAAGCGGTGACCGAAGCTCTTCGTTCCCAGTATGTTGATACTACTCTGGGCAGCATCTCTTTTGATGAGAAAGGCGATGCAATCGGTGTTGGATTCACCATGTTCCAGGTTCAGAACGGCCGCTACGTGGCCGTGGAATAG
- a CDS encoding transposase produces MFRKNEGHKQQRMFTSVDQLPETARKHLEQSWAQVFYHEYFCRINEEVFSVLYSDKHSRPNTPINILVGFETLKSGFGLSDERLYDHFMFDLKFRYALGLKDFDEGNFELRTIYNFRSAVSAYEEEHRVNLIHKASEQITDEQLKQFQIKTGLQRMDSTMVQSNIRKMSRLQLLVEIIHRFYRMLSEEEQKAYEQLFARYVKEDSLHYCCRVKRDEMDGRLEQLGKDLSTMLECFEDVHGDEKAYQQAFRVFGEHFRFEQESIVVRESKELGGSTLQSPDDEEATFRTKSRESSRGYGANITETCDEDNNLQLISRVSVAPNITDDQQFLAEDIENLKEREGIDEVYTDAGYTGEAAAKATATYQVSQHVSAIKGRKKEKTRVGLEDFTVTRTSEGKVTAIICPNGQGGELRESKKAADRYTAGFSADGCQACPFVNQCPAKRLKKRPSYVLHFTATDLRVAATRKQVAETGKEITNKRASIESTVRSVIHPFGGHLCKLPVRGRHRVTTMMVLSAMMVNIRRIRGYLFPEDGSKPIPDGYALC; encoded by the coding sequence ATGTTTCGAAAGAACGAAGGACATAAGCAGCAGAGAATGTTTACATCGGTGGACCAACTTCCTGAGACTGCAAGAAAACACCTTGAACAGTCCTGGGCACAGGTTTTCTACCATGAATATTTCTGCAGGATTAACGAGGAGGTCTTCTCCGTTCTCTACAGTGATAAGCATTCACGGCCCAACACGCCTATCAATATTCTGGTAGGCTTTGAAACCCTCAAATCCGGATTCGGCTTAAGTGACGAGCGACTCTATGATCATTTCATGTTTGATCTGAAGTTCCGCTACGCCCTGGGCTTGAAGGACTTTGACGAAGGAAACTTTGAGCTGCGTACTATCTACAACTTCCGCTCAGCGGTGAGTGCCTATGAAGAGGAACACAGGGTTAATCTGATTCACAAGGCAAGTGAACAGATAACCGACGAGCAATTGAAACAGTTTCAGATAAAAACCGGCCTACAGCGGATGGATTCAACCATGGTGCAGAGTAACATCCGCAAGATGAGCCGTCTGCAGCTGTTGGTAGAAATCATCCATCGCTTTTACCGTATGCTCAGTGAAGAAGAACAGAAAGCGTATGAGCAGCTGTTTGCCAGGTATGTGAAAGAAGACTCCCTGCACTATTGCTGCCGGGTGAAACGGGACGAGATGGACGGGCGACTTGAGCAGCTTGGAAAAGATCTATCGACTATGCTGGAATGTTTTGAAGACGTGCACGGAGATGAAAAAGCGTACCAGCAGGCCTTCAGGGTTTTTGGTGAACACTTTCGTTTTGAACAGGAATCTATCGTTGTGCGAGAAAGTAAAGAACTCGGTGGTAGCACCTTGCAGTCTCCTGATGATGAAGAGGCCACCTTCAGGACGAAAAGCAGAGAAAGCTCCCGGGGGTATGGTGCAAATATCACGGAAACTTGCGATGAAGATAATAATCTCCAACTCATCAGCAGGGTAAGTGTGGCGCCAAACATAACCGATGACCAGCAATTTCTGGCCGAAGATATTGAGAACCTGAAAGAGCGGGAGGGAATCGATGAAGTGTATACCGATGCGGGGTATACGGGAGAGGCGGCAGCCAAGGCAACAGCAACATATCAGGTAAGCCAGCACGTGAGTGCCATCAAGGGAAGGAAAAAAGAGAAGACGAGAGTGGGCCTGGAAGATTTCACCGTCACTCGAACCAGTGAAGGAAAGGTGACTGCTATCATCTGTCCAAATGGCCAGGGCGGGGAGCTGCGGGAAAGTAAAAAAGCAGCAGACCGCTATACCGCCGGGTTTTCTGCCGACGGCTGTCAGGCTTGCCCCTTTGTCAACCAGTGCCCGGCAAAGCGGCTGAAAAAGCGACCAAGTTATGTTCTTCATTTTACTGCGACCGATTTGCGGGTTGCCGCCACCAGGAAGCAGGTAGCAGAAACAGGAAAAGAGATTACCAATAAGCGGGCATCAATAGAGAGTACCGTTCGAAGTGTTATTCACCCCTTTGGTGGCCATCTCTGTAAACTACCAGTGCGGGGCAGGCATCGGGTTACCACCATGATGGTCTTGAGTGCCATGATGGTTAACATTCGCAGAATCAGGGGATACCTGTTTCCCGAAGATGGGTCAAAACCAATTCCGGATGGATATGCACTCTGTTAG
- a CDS encoding CPBP family intramembrane glutamic endopeptidase, whose translation MKVLSAIRSYRAPLMIVVFSVCLIAYMYLNPPLAEAPLVSPELFSGFGAEMDAGLQAAAGLQAAAEEGGATGARSVPLSLDLAFYASRFLLSFLCMGALPLLAAFALGYNLKDAGLSWTPGMFRWKAYWLLFPLFILVTAASAFNEEMAAFYPWSDAVVQLSIQASPFYFLIHGLSYLIFYYLPWEILFRGLMVIPLLNYLEQRDVDNDRANKGARNRGLGDIRLVNHARDRSTAQQLKDPAVLALAMLQTLPTVLVHLPHPVSETFATIIFGFIAGVVVIRTRSIFPVILLHWAAGISLDLMIVLKQAFM comes from the coding sequence ATGAAGGTCCTTTCCGCTATCCGAAGCTACCGTGCTCCCCTGATGATTGTCGTTTTCAGTGTCTGTCTTATTGCATACATGTACCTGAATCCACCCCTGGCGGAAGCGCCCCTGGTAAGTCCGGAACTGTTCTCCGGGTTCGGGGCTGAAATGGATGCAGGTCTGCAAGCCGCCGCAGGTCTGCAAGCCGCCGCCGAAGAAGGCGGGGCTACCGGCGCCCGCTCCGTCCCGTTGAGTCTGGATCTTGCGTTTTACGCTTCCCGCTTTCTGCTGTCGTTCCTCTGTATGGGGGCTCTCCCACTGCTGGCTGCATTTGCATTGGGCTACAATCTGAAAGATGCGGGGCTGTCCTGGACACCGGGAATGTTCCGCTGGAAAGCCTACTGGCTGCTTTTTCCTCTGTTTATATTGGTCACCGCCGCATCCGCGTTTAATGAAGAGATGGCGGCGTTTTATCCCTGGTCCGATGCCGTGGTACAGCTGAGCATTCAGGCCTCGCCTTTCTATTTTCTGATTCACGGCCTTTCCTATCTGATCTTCTACTATCTTCCATGGGAAATTCTTTTCCGGGGGCTGATGGTGATTCCGTTGCTGAACTACCTTGAGCAGCGTGATGTTGATAATGACCGTGCCAACAAGGGGGCAAGAAACCGGGGGCTGGGAGATATCCGTCTGGTGAATCATGCCCGGGACCGATCCACAGCTCAGCAGCTGAAGGATCCTGCGGTCCTGGCTCTTGCAATGCTCCAGACCCTGCCCACCGTGCTGGTGCACCTTCCCCATCCGGTTTCGGAAACCTTTGCCACAATTATTTTCGGCTTCATCGCCGGGGTGGTGGTCATACGCACCCGCTCCATTTTCCCGGTGATTCTCCTTCACTGGGCCGCCGGTATCAGCCTTGACCTGATGATTGTGCTGAAGCAGGCATTCATGTGA
- a CDS encoding NAD-dependent epimerase/dehydratase family protein, whose product MKILVSGISGFIGSHLAAALSVLGHEVTGTYRSNPPRDIRRYAEGFPPVNGRSAVTAGSVTGVRADLSEYQTVEDLIRGKDAVIHVAGLVGDWGTKERFHRANILPVEHIIRGIRTIRKQDSSQAPGYFIHTSSISVHGFGDLVNAGEEGPYFKLITHYQRSKLESEEIVQEFSRTEPTVCGIIRPGNVYGPEDTTTMYPMLDAIRDGKMGFVDGGKRLTCPVFIDDMVSAYISLLDKMEEDPEPVNGEVFNITGGEQISWKEQIGLCAEKSGLPRPRLNAPGWLVLPVSGILAGLYALAGSKNPPDLTPYRIQQVRNNYHFSMEKARHLLGWEPRTPFAQGIVPTVRAWKEENGDGSEREGRGLGS is encoded by the coding sequence ATGAAGATTCTCGTTTCAGGCATTTCCGGTTTTATCGGGTCCCATCTTGCAGCCGCCCTTTCCGTTCTCGGACATGAGGTTACCGGTACCTACCGGAGCAATCCTCCCCGGGATATCCGACGATACGCAGAGGGCTTTCCCCCGGTGAACGGCCGCTCTGCGGTCACCGCCGGAAGCGTTACCGGGGTGCGGGCCGACCTGAGTGAATATCAGACTGTTGAGGATCTCATTCGGGGAAAGGATGCGGTCATTCACGTGGCCGGCCTGGTGGGCGACTGGGGGACCAAGGAACGGTTTCACCGGGCAAATATTCTGCCGGTGGAACATATAATCCGGGGAATCAGGACCATACGGAAGCAGGACAGCTCACAGGCTCCCGGGTATTTTATCCATACTTCCAGCATCTCCGTTCACGGCTTCGGAGATCTGGTGAATGCAGGCGAAGAAGGGCCGTATTTCAAACTTATCACCCACTACCAGCGGAGCAAGCTGGAAAGCGAAGAAATTGTTCAGGAATTCTCCCGGACCGAACCCACGGTATGCGGAATTATCCGGCCGGGAAACGTGTACGGTCCCGAGGATACCACCACCATGTACCCCATGCTGGACGCCATCCGGGATGGAAAAATGGGGTTTGTGGATGGAGGAAAGCGGCTCACCTGCCCGGTTTTTATCGACGATATGGTATCCGCCTACATCAGCCTTCTGGACAAAATGGAGGAGGATCCTGAACCTGTAAACGGCGAAGTATTCAATATTACCGGCGGCGAACAGATAAGCTGGAAGGAACAGATCGGCCTCTGTGCAGAAAAATCCGGTCTTCCACGGCCGCGGCTGAACGCTCCGGGATGGCTTGTGCTGCCGGTTTCCGGCATCCTGGCGGGACTCTATGCTCTGGCGGGATCCAAGAATCCCCCGGATCTGACCCCTTACCGCATCCAGCAGGTGAGGAATAACTACCACTTTTCCATGGAAAAGGCCCGGCATCTGCTGGGCTGGGAGCCCCGGACACCCTTCGCCCAGGGAATCGTTCCCACTGTCCGGGCCTGGAAGGAAGAAAACGGAGACGGTTCGGAACGGGAAGGCCGGGGGCTGGGATCATGA
- a CDS encoding coproporphyrinogen-III oxidase family protein has translation MMPPALYIHIPFCSSRCHYCNFYFETGWNERILRNTLDRSLEEFQQYYRELGYPGISTVYLGGGTPSVIPPEMMGDYLSRLFRLIRRDNSFPRVMELDVEANPESLSRDFLERIAAESREHCSTLRLSLGVQSFQPRILRSLGRLSSTDDIHTALKTAIEFKSDAPLPFALNCDLIYGAGEQSLEDFQEDLQELLYYEPDGISLYELTVEERTPLAQAVAAGRKTVADAPRLDSLWALAQETLGEHGYRNYEISNFSRPGKESKHNFAYWRLRPYIGIGPGAVSTLPFGSRPVRIENPDLFEYRRLDFGQNLLHPGPGCPGPAPGNPHGMCPGKPPKMLMLMGRCPGIFPADQCRN, from the coding sequence ATGATGCCTCCCGCCCTCTACATTCATATTCCTTTCTGCAGCAGCCGCTGCCACTACTGCAATTTTTACTTTGAAACAGGATGGAACGAACGGATTCTCCGCAACACCCTGGACCGGAGCCTTGAGGAATTTCAGCAGTACTACCGGGAGCTTGGATATCCGGGAATATCCACCGTATATCTGGGAGGGGGAACGCCCAGCGTCATTCCTCCGGAAATGATGGGCGATTATCTGAGCCGCCTCTTCCGTCTCATACGCCGGGACAACAGTTTTCCCAGGGTGATGGAGCTTGATGTGGAAGCCAATCCCGAGTCGTTGAGCCGTGATTTTCTGGAGCGGATTGCCGCCGAAAGCAGGGAACACTGCAGCACTCTGCGCCTGAGTCTGGGGGTTCAGAGTTTTCAGCCCCGGATTCTCCGCTCACTGGGTCGTTTGAGCAGCACAGATGATATTCACACCGCACTGAAAACGGCCATTGAGTTCAAATCCGATGCGCCCCTTCCATTTGCACTGAACTGCGACCTGATCTACGGCGCAGGAGAGCAGTCTCTGGAAGATTTTCAGGAAGATCTGCAGGAACTTCTGTACTATGAACCCGACGGTATCAGCCTCTACGAGCTCACCGTGGAAGAGCGCACTCCCCTGGCTCAGGCAGTAGCCGCCGGGCGAAAGACCGTTGCGGATGCCCCCCGGTTGGACAGCCTCTGGGCGCTGGCTCAGGAAACCCTGGGCGAACATGGGTACCGCAACTACGAGATCAGCAACTTTTCCAGGCCCGGGAAGGAAAGCAAACATAATTTTGCCTACTGGCGGCTGCGGCCCTACATTGGTATCGGTCCCGGCGCCGTGAGCACTCTCCCGTTTGGTTCCCGCCCCGTCCGCATTGAAAATCCGGATCTGTTTGAATACCGCCGCCTCGATTTCGGACAGAATCTTCTGCATCCGGGTCCGGGCTGCCCCGGCCCTGCCCCGGGGAATCCGCACGGGATGTGCCCGGGGAAACCGCCGAAGATGCTGATGCTGATGGGCAGATGCCCCGGCATATTTCCGGCCGATCAGTGCAGGAATTGA